The DNA sequence CGGGAAGATTTGCTAGACCGCCCGCAGAACTAACCATGAACGCTTAGTAAAGGGAGCAGCCCCGTTTATCCATCCTCTAAAAAACTTCTCCATTCATGGCTAGCTTCTTTTACTTCCTCATGCTACTAATCGTACTGATTCTTCTGGGGCTACTCCGCCAGCAAAGGACAAAATACCGTCGATTAGAAGGAAGAATGAAGGTGTTGAGCACGAGGCTGAATCCCCATTTTTTCTCCAACAGCCTCAATGCCATCGAGGGTTTGATCAATTTGGACCAAAAGCGAGCAGCTTCAAAATACCTTGTTCATTTTTCTCATCTGATGCGCAAGTTATTGTTGAGCTCACGAACGGAGACAACGAGCTTGAGCAAAGAGTTGGCCATCACTAAGCATTATTTAGCTATGGAAGAACTGCGTTTTAAGGATAGGTTATCTTATCAGATAGCCGTCGCTGCCGGGATAGATACGGATTTGGTGCAAGTTCCTTCCATGGTTTTTCAGCCTTTTTTAGAGC is a window from the Lewinella sp. LCG006 genome containing:
- a CDS encoding sensor histidine kinase, whose protein sequence is MASFFYFLMLLIVLILLGLLRQQRTKYRRLEGRMKVLSTRLNPHFFSNSLNAIEGLINLDQKRAASKYLVHFSHLMRKLLLSSRTETTSLSKELAITKHYLAMEELRFKDRLSYQIAVAAGIDTDLVQVPSMVFQPFLEQAISERIVQHQFPSLLSLEVIWEGSQLCCIITDRRSDQQHVTPSQKPTRRRSEHHPLMAAMHHWLAREEVSVEKEDLQNEHNESFGTRILLWLPLKIFVHE